GCGACCACCATGGTGCGCTCGACCGCTTCGCGGCGGGCGAGGAACTCGGCCTCGGACAGGATCGGCGCCCGGCGGCGGCCCGCCTCACGGCCGTCGCGGCGGCGCTGGCGCTTGGCCTCCAGCCGGGTAGAGCCGCGCACGCTGCGCACCTCGTCGCGAGCCGGCTTGTCGGCTTCCTTTTCCTTGTCCTTGTCCTTGCCCTGACGGACGTGGACCACGGTGTTGGGCGGGTCGTCGGAGCTGGTGGCGCTTTCGCTGTCCTCTTCGCCACTGCCCTTGCGACGGCGGCGGCGACGGCGGCGCGAACGGCTGCTGTCCTCGCCGTCGGCGTCGTCGGAGGCCTCGTCGGCCTCCTCGCTCTTGCCCGCTTCGGCGGCCTTTTCGGCCGGGGCGTCGTCCGCCTTGGCCTTCTTGTCCTGGTCCTTCTGGTCCTTCTGGGGCTTGGCCTCCGGCTCGTCGGCCTCGTTGTCGTCCCTGGCGTCGTCGCCACCCTTGCCGCGGCCACGGCCACGGCGGCCACGACGACGGCGACGGCGACCGGCGCCCTCATCGTCGTCCTCGTGCGCGGAGGACTCGCCCTCGGCGGAGGTGTCCTCCTCGTCGGCTTCGGCGTGCTCGGGCTCGGGCTCCGGCTTGGGCGCGCGCTTGGCGGGCGCCGCAGCGGGCTCGGGCGGCAGGAACACCGGCGACGGCGCGGCGAACAGCGGCACGTGCACGGCCGGGCGAGCCGGTTCCGGCTCCGGTTCGGGCTCGGGCTCCGGCGCGGGAGCGGCCTCGACGGCGGGAGCCGGGGCCTCGGCGACCGGGGCGGTCTCCCCGGCAGCCACCTCCTCGGTGGCACTGCCGGTGGCACCGAGCGCCTCGGCGACCTGGAGCGCGACCTCCTTGGGCACGCTGGACTGGGCACTGCGCGCGCTCACGCCCAGCTCGACGAGCTGCTTGAGCACCTCGCGGCTGCTCGAACCGAGCAGCTTGGCCAGTGCGTGCACCCGGATCCGGGCGGGCAGGTCGGCCAGCGGGCCGTTCTCCGATGCGGTTGCAGGTGTGGCGGGATTCCCGCCGGTGTTCTCGGCGGGTGTGTCCGCGTTCGACATATATCTCCTCCGCCCCCGGGCGCGTCTGCCAGCCTCGAACGGCTGGAAGGACGCGGCCGCGCAGGGGCCCCTTCCTGTGCTGTTCCGCCGTGGTGGGCACCGACGGCGGGAATCCTTGCTGTCTCCGACGGCGCCGGAACCCGCCCGGCTGCCCGTCCTCGGCAGTCTGCTCGGCGACGCGCCGGCTGAGCACGGGGCGGTCAACGCCCCCTGGTTCAGGTCGTCTAGCCGCCGGTGGAGGCGGCGACGACATGGCTCGTTCAGCAGGTCACCGGGCCACCACACCGGTGGCCTCCGCGCGACGCACGGCGACTCCGGCCCAGCGGCCGTCCCGAGTATCCCACACACCGGGGCGGATACCGTGTACTCGGTACCGGCTCATCGGGTTACAGCTGCCTGACGAGCGGCGGGACCGGCGACACGCCAAGTAGTGTGAAAACGGCCACTACCACTTTCCGGCCAGCCGGCCGGGCGAACTTCGGCAGACCGCTTGTCCAGGGTCCGGCCGGTGGTTACCGTGCGGGCTCGGGGGTCGGGGGACCCGCTCAGCCCACCGTTTCACGCCGAGATGGAGGTACCCGTGCGGCTGCGTGCGAGCACGGTCCTCGCGGGCGCGCTGCTGGTGCTGACCGGTCAGGCCCTGCTGCCGGTTCCGGCCGGCGCGGGCGAGCCGGACTGCGCCCCCGGTGCCCGCACCCTGCGATACGTCGTGTTGTTCGACCGTGGCACCGCCGCCGAGGACGCGGCGGCCGAGGTCGAGGGCGCCTGCGGGCGCAGCACGGCGTTCTACCCGCAGGTCGGCGTCGGCGTCGCCACCTCGGCCGACCCCGGGTTCGCCGAGCGGCTCGGCCCCGGGCGCGCGTTCAGCGCTCAGGGCGAGCGGGCCAAGAACGCGAAGAAGGCACCACGGTCCACCGAGACCAGGGGCAAGGTCACGGCAACCGATCCGGACGCGGTGCCGAGCGCCGACCGGACCGCCGAGCAGTGGGACATGCGCGCCATCGGTGCCGACCGGGCGAATCGGATCGAACCCGGCAGCTCGCGGGTGGTCGTCGGCGTGCTGGACAGCGGGATCGACGCCGCGCACCCCGACCTGGCGGCCGCGGTGGCCGCCGACCAGTCGGCGAGCTGCCTGTCCGGTGCCCCGGACACCAGGGAACGGGCGTGGCGGCCGACCACTTCCACGCACGGCACCCATGTCGCGGGCACGATCGCCGCGGCGGACGACGGGCGCGGCACCACCGGCGTCGCGCCGGGTGTGCGGATCGCCTCGATCAAGGTCATCGACGATCGCGGGTACGTCGATCCGGAGGCCGTCGTGTGCGGGCTGATCTGGGCGGCCGACCACGGCATGGCCGTGACGAACAGCAGTTTTTTCGTGAACCCGTGGGCGCTTTCGTGTGTGGCGGGGGATCGCGTGCTGCAGGAGGCGCTGGCCCGCACGGTCGAGTACGCGGAAAGCCGGGGCACCCTGAACATCGCGGCGGCGACCAACGAGGCGGTCAACCTGGTGCCTTCACCGCGCAGCGGTAAGGCGGGCCGGGGTGGCTGCGAAGCTCTCCCGGCGGGGTTTCGGGACGTGGTGGCGGTGTCCTCGGTGAGCGCGGCGGGGGTGAAGGCGGGGTACAGCTCGTACGGGCTCGGCGTGATCGACCTGACCGCGCCGGGCGGCGAGGCGGGCGAATGCGTGCTGTCGACCGTGCCGGGCGGGTACGCCCCGCTGTGCGGCACCTCGATGGCGGCGCCGCACGTGACCGGGGTGGCGGCGCTGCTTGCGTCGGAACACCCGGGCTGGGGCCCGGCCACGCTGCGGCGGGCGTTGCAGAAGCAGGCGACCCCGATGAGCTGCCCCGCCGACTACGACCTCACCGGCGATGGCACGCAGGACGCTTATTGCGCGGGGTATGGCGCTTTCAACGGGTTCTACGGGCATGGGCTGGTCGACGCGTACGCCGCTGTCGCTCCCTGAGCTGCCCGGCTCCGGCGGCTGGATTTGGCTGTGGGAGGGCAACTGACTGGTACACGCGCCGTTCGAGCGGCGCGTGAATGCTGCGCCTGGCACGGGAGGCGCGGGGCCAGCAGGCAAGATCCGCGCTCCAGCACACGAGAGGGCCACCCCTGGGCGCCAGGTCCCCGATCGGCACGCGCGGGAGCGTGCGTCAGCTGAGGAGGAGTTTGTGCAGGCGCCGAGCCGCCAGCAGGAGGCCGATGGCGGCCATGACCAGCAGGTAAGCCAGGTGCCCCAGGATGGACCAGTCGAAGAAGCCCGTCGCCAGGCCGCGCATGAGTTCGATGCCGTGGTAGAGCGGGAAGCAGCTGACCACGTACTGCAGCGCCTCCGGGTACACGCCCAGCGGGTAGAACGTGGTGGAGAACAGGAACATCGGCATCAGCACCAGCTGGATGTAGTCGAACTGGCTGGTGGAGCGCAGGAAAGTGGCGCACGCCATGCCCACCGCGGCGAAGGCGAACGACACCAGCACGGCCGCGGGCAGCAACAGCACCGCCCACGGTGAGGTGAGCAGGCCCATCACGCCCATCACCGCCACGAACGCCGTCGAATAGAGGGCACCCCGCACCACGGCGAAGCCGATTTCCCCGATTGCGATGTCCAGCGGGCCGATCGGCGTGGACAGCATGGCGTCGTACAGCTTCCCGTACCGGAAGCGGAAGAACACGTTGTACGTCGAGTCGAAGACGGCGCCGTTCATCGCCGAGGCCGCGAGCAGGCCCGGCGCCACGAACGCCACGTAGCTCATCACCTGGCCACCCGGCCCGGCCACCTCAC
The genomic region above belongs to Amycolatopsis sp. YIM 10 and contains:
- a CDS encoding ABC transporter permease: MYAGRARFLLERSALVYSRHWLVFVSGALEPLFYLLAFQIGFGSLVGEVAGPGGQVMSYVAFVAPGLLAASAMNGAVFDSTYNVFFRFRYGKLYDAMLSTPIGPLDIAIGEIGFAVVRGALYSTAFVAVMGVMGLLTSPWAVLLLPAAVLVSFAFAAVGMACATFLRSTSQFDYIQLVLMPMFLFSTTFYPLGVYPEALQYVVSCFPLYHGIELMRGLATGFFDWSILGHLAYLLVMAAIGLLLAARRLHKLLLS
- a CDS encoding S8 family serine peptidase, which produces MEVPVRLRASTVLAGALLVLTGQALLPVPAGAGEPDCAPGARTLRYVVLFDRGTAAEDAAAEVEGACGRSTAFYPQVGVGVATSADPGFAERLGPGRAFSAQGERAKNAKKAPRSTETRGKVTATDPDAVPSADRTAEQWDMRAIGADRANRIEPGSSRVVVGVLDSGIDAAHPDLAAAVAADQSASCLSGAPDTRERAWRPTTSTHGTHVAGTIAAADDGRGTTGVAPGVRIASIKVIDDRGYVDPEAVVCGLIWAADHGMAVTNSSFFVNPWALSCVAGDRVLQEALARTVEYAESRGTLNIAAATNEAVNLVPSPRSGKAGRGGCEALPAGFRDVVAVSSVSAAGVKAGYSSYGLGVIDLTAPGGEAGECVLSTVPGGYAPLCGTSMAAPHVTGVAALLASEHPGWGPATLRRALQKQATPMSCPADYDLTGDGTQDAYCAGYGAFNGFYGHGLVDAYAAVAP